In Erigeron canadensis isolate Cc75 chromosome 1, C_canadensis_v1, whole genome shotgun sequence, a single window of DNA contains:
- the LOC122584891 gene encoding pentatricopeptide repeat-containing protein At1g13040, mitochondrial has translation MFRGALGKTRLIYRSLISNYVKTGLIDKALQVFDEMSHSNCRVFSIDYNRIIGVLVAHSRFELVELYYDTMFTKGYSLNSFTYSRFICGLCKVKDLTLINKLFSDMDRLGVVPDMWAYNMYLNVLCSECLVDIALKVLHSMPENGRMPDVVSYTTVISGLMQAGRVDEAVEMWQMMFVKGLRPDANACRALVLGLCGVGKVDLAYELTVGVMKLDFSTTVYNVLICGFCKANRLDKAQSIMSFMRKNGCPPDLVTYNVLLNYCCDKVMLDEAEKLIRVMERNGLKPDSYSYNQVIKGFCKANLIEKAYRLMVRKMEMKGVVDVVSYNTIIRALCKGSRVKGAYELYEEMGHQGILPDIVTFTILIKAFLNDGNSNMAKTLLDKMTEMGLVPDRVLYTTIVDHMCKTGNISMAHTIFCDMVEQKIAPDVISYNAIISGFCKASRVSEAMNLFEQMKTEGLYPDEVTYKLIIGGLVFEKKLSLACMVWDQMMDKGFTLDRDISETLINAIHSEDAPGIVTEKG, from the exons ATGTTTAGAGGAGCTCTTGGTAAAACTAGGCTCATATATCGCTCCCTTATTTCTAACTACGTTAAAACTGGTCTTATTGATAAAGCACtccaagtgtttgatgaaatgtctcaCTCAAATTGCAGAGTTTTTAGCATCGATTATAACCGTATTATTGGTGTTTTAGTTGCCCATTCTCGTTTTGAGTTGGTTGAATTGTATTATGATACCATGTTTACAAAAGGGTATTCGTTAAATTCGTTTACTTATTCGAGGTTTATCTGTGGTTTATGTAAAGTTAAAGActtaacattaattaataagCTTTTTAGTGATATGGATAGGTTAGGTGTTGTTCCCGATATGTGGGCGTATAATATGTATTTGAATGTTTTGTGTTCCGAGTGTTTGGTAGATATCGCTTTGAAAGTGTTGCACAGTATGCCTGAGAATGGGAGAATGCCGGATGTCGTTAGTTATACTACGGTTATTAGTGGGTTAATGCAAGCTGGGAGAGTTGACGAGGCTGTTGAAATGTGGCAAATGATGTTTGTGAAAGGTTTGAGACCCGATGCTAATGCTTGTAGAGCGCTTGTATTGGGGTTATGTGGTGTTGGGAAAGTTGATTTGGCTTATGAGTTGACAGTAGGTGTGATGAAACTTGATTTTAGTACGACGGTTTATAATGTTCTTATTTGTGGGTTTTGTAAAGCTAATCGGCTTGATAAAGCACAATCCATTATGAGCTTTATGAGAAAGAATGGGTGCCCGCCTGATTTGGTTACTTATAATGTGTTGTTGAATTATTGTTGTGACAAGGTGATGTTGGATGAAGCTGAAAAGCTGATTCGTGTAATGGAACGGAATGGATTGAAACCGGATAGTTATAGTTATAACCAAGTTATTAAAGGTTTCTGTAAGGCTAATCTTATTGAAAAGGCATATAGATTAATGGTAAGAAAGATGGAAATGAAAGGTGTGGTTGATGTTGTATCATATAACACAATAATTAGAGCACTCTGCAAGGGTTCTCGGGTAAAAGGGGCGTACGAATTATATGAAGAAATGGGTCACCAAGGTATTCTTCCTGATATTGTTACATTTACCATCCTTATAAAAGCTTTTCTTAATGACGGTAATTCAAATATGGCAAAAACGCTTCTGGACAAGATGACAGAGATGGGTTTGGTACCTGATCGTGTATTGTATACAACTATTGTTGATCATATGTGTAAAACAGGAAACATATCGATGGCTCATACCATCTTTTGTGATATGGTAGAGCAGAAAATCGCTCCGGATGTTATCTCTTACAATGCTATTATTAGTGGATTTTGTAAGGCTTCTAGGGTTAGTGAAGCCATGAATCTTTTTGAGCAGATGAAAACTGAAGGTTTGTATCCAGATGAAGTGACCTATAAACTGATTATTGGGGGACTTGTATTCGAAAAGAAGCTCTCGTTGGCTTGTATGGTATGGGACCAGATGATGGATAAGGGTTTTACTCTTGATAGAGATATTTCAGAGACTCTTATTAATGCAATCCATTCGGAAGATGCACCTGGCATAGTTACAGAAAAAG Gttga